Part of the Rhodothermia bacterium genome is shown below.
GGTCAATGGGGCACGTTTACCTATTGGTCTTACGGTTCAAAATGCCCGTGTGCTCCAAACCGACATTATCGCAAGCAATGGCATTATCCATGTGATTGATGCCGTTCTGATCCCACCAGACCCACTCTCCGAAACCCGTAACAATGATCGGCAGCAAACACGTCATGAAGGCGAAACCTACAGCGAGGAGCAATTCAATACATCGCACGTCCAAGGAGCCAAAACGGATTTCAGCAGGGCCAAGAACCAGATTGAACAAAGCATTGCCAGAGGATCGGAGGTATATAACAAGGGCGATGCATCGGCTTGCGCAGCCCTATACATACAAACGGCAAAAAACTTGATCGTAAATGAACCCCTGACCAATGCCATACAGACACGTTTAGAACAAGCCATACAGGCCGCGAACCATAACCAAAGACCTAATGAACGTGCTTGGTTGATGCGAAGAACCTTAGAAATGGTTTACGAGGCGTTATAAAGCGCGAACAAGATAGCCGATCTCCACCAAACGACATCGGCTATCTTAACCTTAAATCACGACCTGAAACACCTTAAACCACTCACCGCAAGAGGGCTTCCCCCTATCGAAATAGCATTGAATCGCGCCATCGGTATCCATTATGTTCTCGAATAAAAAGTAGGATAGCTGATTGCTTTATTTTGCATTGTTTTTAATTTTGTCATGCAAAAAACGTAAAACACTCTTAAACATATAACTTTTTACAGGTGAAGCATGATTAAATACAATATTTTAAGTCCAAACCATTTGTCTTTATTGATCCTGTAATAAATCATAAATTGCCGTGAATGCCCTTACCCTTGCTCCGATAGCCCCAATGCCGCCCCTCTTCAGATGGCGTGCGCCCAAGACATGGCTCATTTTGTTTTTTGGCTGGAATTTTCCGGCGTTTGTTGCCCTTAGCTACTATTATTTAAACGCTGTCTTGGCAGGTCAGGAATTTAGCCCCTTGTATGCCTTAACGACCACATTTTCCAACTGGTATTTGTGGATGATTATGACCCCAGGCGCATGGATGACGGCCCAGCGCCTTCCTTTAGACCCACCCCGTAACTGGCCAGTTTGGGTGGGCACGCATTTATTTGTGATGGCAATCCTTTTGGCCATTCAAGCAATGGGCAACTTGGCCATTTTCAGGATTTTGGGCTTACACGACGTCATGAACTTCGAACTCTGGAAGGTACACCTCACCTTACGGGCACAAATTAACGTCCTCACGTATGGTTTGGTTGTGG
Proteins encoded:
- a CDS encoding fasciclin domain-containing protein, encoding MKNRLVVLTLVVFCLPLFATGQVKNLLQTAESARTFKTLLAAIRAAGLSNTLQGEAPLTVFAPTDDAFAKLPAGTIQNLLKPENRERLKALLTYHVVSGKIKSNALLTTNSTKTVNGARLPIGLTVQNARVLQTDIIASNGIIHVIDAVLIPPDPLSETRNNDRQQTRHEGETYSEEQFNTSHVQGAKTDFSRAKNQIEQSIARGSEVYNKGDASACAALYIQTAKNLIVNEPLTNAIQTRLEQAIQAANHNQRPNERAWLMRRTLEMVYEAL